One window from the genome of Elaeis guineensis isolate ETL-2024a chromosome 5, EG11, whole genome shotgun sequence encodes:
- the LOC140857864 gene encoding uncharacterized protein — METRSTRRKPLEQLDLHAPLKSTRRSSSSVDTISMSHSNSVRVSSTEASQRVPFVWESSPGVPKDAGRRGFSSNRDKGPFPPKPPPNQWRPLGEDIQNATGRHRSHGTDDGNDGDIDMCSDGTEDADAFSDALEKISLSESLAIAHRLSSCHIEPVVNRAPSFIMNRFLPAASALANSSATTARKHWSRRAPPFSHPSQKELTKMRTRRRVHDARLQVPYFPHGEARADVPSKACGLMLFFPWSLKPMVCGFRTPRANLNITPGKTMQGSSDGPSSEVEDDSGGCDDKLSIKACHSPGWGLPFLDTGRLRKRGRNVDRGKAKAFRVPRELESRCDRTQNRADGGGGVTERKRAVWSLPQLRSPTESWLSKVLNSSNR; from the coding sequence ATGGAAACAAGAAGCACAAGAAGGAAACCTCTTGAGCAGCTGGACCTCCACGCACCTCTCAAGTCGACGAGGCGTTCATCCAGTTCCGTAGACACTATCAGCATGAGCCACTCCAATTCAGTGAGAGTTTCTTCCACCGAAGCAAGCCAAAGGGTCCCTTTTGTGTGGGAGAGCTCTCCTGGCGTGCCCAAGGATGCAGGAAGGAGAGGGTTCAGCTCTAACAGAGACAAAGGCCCTTTCCCTCCAAAGCCACCGCCCAACCAATGGCGTCCCTTGGGAGAAGATATCCAAAACGCCACTGGAAGACACCGCAGTCATGGAACCGATGATGGCAACGATGGCGACATCGATATGTGCAGCGATGGAACCGAGGATGCGGATGCCTTCTCGGATGCATTGGAGAAGATCTCACTGTCCGAGTCATTGGCCATTGCACATAGACTGAGCTCATGCCATATCGAACCAGTGGTCAACCGAGCACCGAGCTTCATCATGAACCGCTTTCTTCCAGCTGCCTCTGCATTAGCCAATTCTTCTGCTACCACTGCCCGTAAACATTGGAGCCGGAGAGCTCCTCCTTTCTCTCATCCATCACAGAAGGAGCTGACCAAGATGCGAACCAGGCGCCGAGTGCATGATGCTAGGCTTCAAGTTCCATACTTCCCACATGGAGAGGCTCGAGCCGACGTACCTTCGAAGGCTTGTGGGTTAATGCTCTTCTTTCCTTGGAGCCTGAAGCCCATGGTTTGTGGGTTCCGAACCCCCAGGGCTAATCTTAACATTACCCCTGGGAAAACAATGCAAGGATCAAGTGATGGACCGAGTTCTGAAGTAGAAGATGACAGTGGTGGCTGTGACGACAAGCTAAGCATCAAGGCTTGCCATTCTCCAGGATGGGGGCTACCTTTTCTAGATACTGGTAGAttaagaaaaagaggaaggaatGTTGATAGGGGGAAAGCTAAGGCATTCCGCGTTCCGAGAGAATTAGAAAGTAGGTGTGACAGAACCCAAAACAGAGCAGATGGTGGTGGTGGCGTTACAGAGCGCAAAAGAGCGGTTTGGAGCCTTCCTCAGCTCCGGTCCCCTACTGAGTCATGGCTTTCTAAAGTTCTGAACTCCAGCAACagatga